The Victivallis sp. Marseille-Q1083 DNA window CAATTCCATATGCGTATTCCCACCTGCATCCCCGGCTCGATTACCGGGCGATCCGGGAATTCGGCATTCCCGCCGGCCGCATTCCGGCGGAAACGAAAATCATGAACACCCCGCCTGACTTTTTGATCCGCTACCGGGTGGAACTGGCGGCGGGCGGCGGCATGCTGTTTCTGGCTCTCACCGGCTTGATCGCCGCACTGCTGTACCGCCGCCGGGAACACCGGAAAGCGACGGCCTTATTCAGAAATTTGCCGTTGCGGATTTTCATTTTCGACCGGCAGGAACGGATTCTGTATTCGCACATTCCACAGCCGGTCGCGGGGGGAGTCGACGAGTCGCTGACCCGCCTGGAGCAGATCACCATTCCGGCGGTCAGGGAGAAAATCCGGCTTGCGATCCGGCAGGCGTTCGCCGGCAGAGAAAAGGTTCACCTGGATTTTGAAGCCGGCGGACAATGCCGCCACGATGAATTCCAGCGCCTTTCCGGGCATAATCCATTCCACACCGACGTGGTGATGTGCATTTCCGCCGACGTGACCGAGCTGCATGAGGCGCACCGGGAAACCGCCCGGCTGGCCGAACGGTTCCGGCTGACGCTGGAATCCATCGGCGACGGCGTGGTCGCCACCGACGCCCTGGGGCATGTGACGCTGCTGAATCCGGTCGCGGCAAAGCTGACCGGCTATTCACCGGAAGAGGCGGAAGGAAAAAAACTGGACGAAATTTTCAATATCGTCAGTTATCTCGACGAAAGCAAAGTGGAATCCCCGCTGGCCAGAGCGCTCGCCACCGGCCAGACCGTGGAGCTGGCCAATCATACCGACCTGATCGCCAAAGACGGCAGCCGGCTGCACATCGCCGACTGCGCGTCGCCGATCCGGGACGAGGCGAACCGTATCACCGGCGGCGTGCTGGTATTCCGCGATGTAACCGAGGAGTACGAAAAACGCGACCGGCTGCGCATGAACAGCGCGATTCTGGAAATGGTGAAACAGGTCGCCCGCGTTGACTATTTCCGCTGCACCGCCGCCGGCACGATCCTGCTTCCGATTTCGGCGGAATACTGGCCGCGCCGGGACGGGAAGCCGGTGCTTCCGGCGGAATGGATTGCCAAGGACGATCTTGACGGATTTCTGCGGGATTGGCACCGGCTGCTGGCCGGCGAAGTCGACGAACTGGCCGTCTCCTTTGCCGCCGGAACTCCGCAGCGTTATTTCGAATTACGGGCGGTCAAATCGGTGAATGAAATTTCCGGGCGGCGGGAGTACTGCGGCGTGATTCAGGACATCACCCACAGCCGCGAAAACGAACGGCAGACGCGCGACAGCCTGCGGCTGCTGACCAATATCATGGACAATCTGCCCGGCTACATCTTCGTCAAAAACGCCGCCGACAACTTCCGGTACGTGATGTGCAACCGCCGCTTCGGCGAAATGATCGGCGTTGACAGCGAGCGGATTCCAGGCAGTTTCGACCGGGATATTTTCCCGGCGGACGAAGCCGCGGCCCGGAAATTCCATGACGACGACCAGGCGATCATCAACTCGACCGAAAAACTGAATATCCGGGAGCGTTTCCTTTCTACCTCCGGTGAATCGCTGATGGTTCAGACAGTGAAGAATACGCTGGTCCAGTCGGACGGCACCAAGCTCCTGATCGGCATGGGTGTGGATGTTTCGCGCGAATATGAACTCGAACAGCAGCAGAAGCGGACCATCGAATCGCTCGATTATGCGACCCGCTGCGAACGGATCATCAACCAGTCGCTGAGCATGATCACCGTGGAGTCGGATTTCAACCGGGCCGTCAATGAAATGCTCCGGATCATCGGCGAGAATGCCGACGCGGACCGGGCTTATATTTTCCTCTATACCGGAAACGGCCGGGATATTTCCAATGAGTATGAATGGGTCAGATCAGAAACTGATACGCAGAAAGAGCTGCTGCAGAATATGAGCATGAGCGATTTTCCGTTATGGGAAAAAATGCTGCTGGAAAAACGGGAACTCGTGGTCGAGGATATGTCGTCTCCGCCGCCCCTGCTGGCGGAGGAACTCGCCCGATTGGCTTTTCAGAAAATCAAGTCCCTGCTGGTCAGCGGCATCTGGTGGGACGGGCAATTGATCGGTTTCGTCGGCTTGGATTACACCCGCCATCCCCACGAATTCAGCGACACCTCGGTTCATACCGTAAAAAGCATCGCCAATCTGTTTCTGCTGGCCCGCGAGCGCGCCGCGCAGCTTGAGCGGATCGCGGATACCGCTTCGATGCAAAGGCAGATCGTCAACAATATTTCGATTCCGATTTTCATGTTCGACCTTGATTACAATGTCGCGATGGTCAACTCGGCGACCTGCGCGGGTACAGACCGGCCGGCGGAGGAACTGATCGGGAAAAAATGCTACCACGTCAGTTGCGGTCACGACGCGCCGCCGGACTTCTGCCCGTTCGAACGGGTGAAACAAACCGGCCAGCCGGCTCATTTCGACTTCAAAAATCCCAACGGACATACTTACATGATCTCATTCCAGCCGCTCTTCGATCGGAACGGCAAGGTGATCAACCTGCTCGAAACCGCGGTCGATGTCACCGAACTTTACCAGCAGAAGGAAGAGCTCCGGCGGGCGATGGAACAGGCGATGGCAGCCGACCGGGCCAAGAGCTACTTCCTCGCCACCATGAGCCATGAATTGCGGACGCCGCTGAATGCGGTGCTCGGCTTCTCCGAACTGCTACAGGGTGGCGATGTCAGCCAGGAGGATCAGCTCGACTATCTGCGTTCGATCAATTGCGCCGGTTCGGCGCTGCTGAATCTGATCAACGACGTGCTGGATTTATCCAAACTGGAGGCCGACCAGATGAACATCACCCCGGTCCGGACCGATCTGCCGAAACTGGCGGAAGAGATCGTTGCGGTGTTTCAACTGAAGGCGAAACAGAAAAATATTGCACTGGTCTCGCAATTGAGCGGAACTCGGTGTCCGGTCTATGTGGACCACCTGAGAATCCGGCAGATCCTGCTCAATCTGGTCGGCAACGCAATCAAATTCACCCACCAGGGCCAGGTGACCGTCACCATTGATTTCCGGCCCGCCGCTGCCGGCGGCACCGGTGAATTGAGCATCCTGGTGGCGGATACCGGCATCGGCATCGCCCAAGAACAGTTGAGAAAAATTTTCGACCCGTTCTTCCAGGCCGAAGGGACGCGCGGCAACCGGGTTTACGAGGGTTCCGGACTGGGCTTGGCAATCTCCATGCGGCTCGCACAGCGTATGGGCGGCACCATCGAAGCGGCCAGCGAACCGGGCCGCGGCAGCGCCTTTACGGTCAGATTGAAGGATGTCCGGTATGACCGGGTGGAGAGCGGCGACGCCGTCACCAGGCAGAACCAGATTCTCTGGCTGTTGTCGGAACACCTGCGGGTACTGCTGGTCGACGATGTGCCGATGAACCTGAAGGTGCTGCAGGCGATGCTGCGGAAATTGGGCATCGAAAGCGTTTGCGCCGAATCCGGCGTCAAAGCGTTGGAAATTCTCGAAAAGGATCAGAATTTCAAATTCATTCTGACCGATCTGTGGATGCCGGAAATGAGCGGAGAAGAATTGCTCGGAAAAATCAGGATGGACCGGCGTTTCGACGAAATGTCGGTCGTCGCGGTCACTGCCGACGCCGAAGCCCGGAATAACGCCGATTTCAATGCGGTGTTGCTGAAACCGATCACGCTGGACAAAGTTCTGCAAATTCTCGCAATCGTTCAAAATCGTTTTTGACTTCCCGCGATATTACCAGCGGGAAACTCAACCGGGAACAATACGAAAAATCGCAGAATACTTGCCGCGCCGGCGCGGCAATGTGAGCATGAGTTGCCTTCCGCAATTTTGTATGTTGCGGAAAACGGCTGTAAAAGGAGGCCCTGTCTATGGGAACCGGCATCCCCCTTCTCCCTGATGCGATTGGCAATCCGGTTGTGATTTGACAGAGAAAACTTGTCTTGATAGCTTCTCATGCAAGGCAATATGAATTGCGGCAAATAGCTCCAATCGGCAAGTAAAAATGGTGCCGATGGTGGGATTCGAACCCACACTCCGATGAAAGAACTACGCCCTGAACGTAGCGCGTCTGCCAGTTCCGCCACATCGGCACAAAATGGTGGTGGGAGATGGATTCGAACCATCGAAGGTGTAACCAGCAGATTTACAGTCTGCCCCCTTTGGCCGCTCGGGAATCCCACCGGAAAACGCATCAATCTTTCCGAAAGAAAAAAATGGTGGTGGGAGATGGATTCGAACCATCGAAGGTGTAACCAGCAGATTTACAGTCTGCCCCCTTTGGCCGCTCGGGAATCCCACCGGAATAATCTGGAGCGGGTAAGGGGAGTCGAACCCCTATAACCAGCTTGGAAGGCTGGTGCACAGCCGTTATGCCATACCCGCGGCAAAACTCGAAAATGATCGATACAGAATAAACAACCGCAGGAATCTGAATG harbors:
- a CDS encoding PAS domain-containing protein, producing the protein MKRVLQVESYSAIDSWTDQSTRMFRETLTQAGIGANYEIFSFGVRFQPGMNPCMGDVRALQAKLDLHPYDLIVVYNNAAADLFLNGQLKLPEGTPLLLESYLGEPPQELKQKLNMTAVLAARHPYESAKLGLRLLPDTRHIVVLVDATADGRRQRELLSEIPEEITRKITIIDGTEYSTAEMMKKVSGLPPHTLLIFHSWGSSRDETPANSYTTLPRINQIFPGMILGRYDTYMPLGSDGGSVAVSTELGAQTGAVAVRILNGEAAAAIPYAYSHLHPRLDYRAIREFGIPAGRIPAETKIMNTPPDFLIRYRVELAAGGGMLFLALTGLIAALLYRRREHRKATALFRNLPLRIFIFDRQERILYSHIPQPVAGGVDESLTRLEQITIPAVREKIRLAIRQAFAGREKVHLDFEAGGQCRHDEFQRLSGHNPFHTDVVMCISADVTELHEAHRETARLAERFRLTLESIGDGVVATDALGHVTLLNPVAAKLTGYSPEEAEGKKLDEIFNIVSYLDESKVESPLARALATGQTVELANHTDLIAKDGSRLHIADCASPIRDEANRITGGVLVFRDVTEEYEKRDRLRMNSAILEMVKQVARVDYFRCTAAGTILLPISAEYWPRRDGKPVLPAEWIAKDDLDGFLRDWHRLLAGEVDELAVSFAAGTPQRYFELRAVKSVNEISGRREYCGVIQDITHSRENERQTRDSLRLLTNIMDNLPGYIFVKNAADNFRYVMCNRRFGEMIGVDSERIPGSFDRDIFPADEAAARKFHDDDQAIINSTEKLNIRERFLSTSGESLMVQTVKNTLVQSDGTKLLIGMGVDVSREYELEQQQKRTIESLDYATRCERIINQSLSMITVESDFNRAVNEMLRIIGENADADRAYIFLYTGNGRDISNEYEWVRSETDTQKELLQNMSMSDFPLWEKMLLEKRELVVEDMSSPPPLLAEELARLAFQKIKSLLVSGIWWDGQLIGFVGLDYTRHPHEFSDTSVHTVKSIANLFLLARERAAQLERIADTASMQRQIVNNISIPIFMFDLDYNVAMVNSATCAGTDRPAEELIGKKCYHVSCGHDAPPDFCPFERVKQTGQPAHFDFKNPNGHTYMISFQPLFDRNGKVINLLETAVDVTELYQQKEELRRAMEQAMAADRAKSYFLATMSHELRTPLNAVLGFSELLQGGDVSQEDQLDYLRSINCAGSALLNLINDVLDLSKLEADQMNITPVRTDLPKLAEEIVAVFQLKAKQKNIALVSQLSGTRCPVYVDHLRIRQILLNLVGNAIKFTHQGQVTVTIDFRPAAAGGTGELSILVADTGIGIAQEQLRKIFDPFFQAEGTRGNRVYEGSGLGLAISMRLAQRMGGTIEAASEPGRGSAFTVRLKDVRYDRVESGDAVTRQNQILWLLSEHLRVLLVDDVPMNLKVLQAMLRKLGIESVCAESGVKALEILEKDQNFKFILTDLWMPEMSGEELLGKIRMDRRFDEMSVVAVTADAEARNNADFNAVLLKPITLDKVLQILAIVQNRF